A single region of the Rhinoraja longicauda isolate Sanriku21f chromosome 12, sRhiLon1.1, whole genome shotgun sequence genome encodes:
- the klhl34 gene encoding kelch-like protein 34, whose amino-acid sequence MSYFLALSNTHGEAVVSRYRVLREERLLCDVVLVAEGTEFLAHRSLLACASDYFRCLFQAHTREAGAAAVQLQLVSAGGLGRVLDFIYTSCLVLCPDSVEQTLQAASYLQVPEALRLCSVYLEGSLSTGRCCHSANLAAAFCLPEARRGADLYLADNLWRLLELGPESSGLADLNPDSLLALLDSERLPGVAEASLLGLALHWLGLGLELGLEPERCRLADPLLSHIRYGLVPCAELQRLLRDDQAGPALASTPTARRLITQAVRYHHAQARQPARQSRQTTLRSGRRLLVAAGGLLLPAHPGTGTGPAPCPPFRGPAALDPRSGTWRRLAAGPAVQGHCVCVMGDFMFVLGGELLLEEEEEETESRDQAHAGEPGRCSRPTPSRRVFRYDPRSDSWSRAANMLKRRAQFACCVVGERLLAMGGRCGHGHPPLSAAEQLDLGAGAGGAGRWVEAADLPQRLHGHASAVHADTVYVSGGRAGGQAEAEACKEMYSLAPQAGATWQRCPPMTIARSGHQMATVGERIYSFVGMYEPFCDIECYEPRRAQWQRLRPLLFDRSCYGLAVLDGTVYLLGGKKWQQGREVAAQSAVAYEPASDTWRQVCPLPVALYGTQCGALLLPELPDAQC is encoded by the coding sequence ATGAGCTATTTCCTGGCTCTGTCTAACACCCACGGCGAGGCGGTGGTGTCCCGCTACCGTGTGTTGAGGGAGGAGAGGTTGCTCTGCGACGTGGTGCTGGTGGCCGAGGGCACTGAGTTCCTCGCCCACCGCTCGCTGCTGGCCTGCGCCAGCGACTACTTCAGGTGCCTGTTCCAGGCCCACACCAGGGAGGCGGGCGCGGCGGCGGTGCAGCTGCAGCTGGTGTCTGCTGGCGGCCTGGGCCGGGTGTTGGACTTCATCTACACGTCGTGCCTGGTGCTGTGCCCGGACAGTGTGGAGCAGACTCTGCAGGCGGCCAGCTACCTGCAGGTGCCCGAGGCTCTGCGCCTGTGCTCCGTGTACCTGGAGGGCAGCCTGAGCACCGGCCGCTGCTGCCACTCGGCCAACCTGGCGGCCGCCTTCTGCCTGCCCGAGGCGCGGCGTGGAGCCGACCTGTACCTGGCCGACAACCTGTGGAGGCTGCTGGAGCTGGGGCCGGAGAGCAGCGGCCTGGCCGACCTCAACCCCGACTCGCTGCTGGCCCTGCTCGACTCGGAGCGGCTGCCAGGCGTGGCCGAGGCGTCGCTGCTGGGCCTGGCCCTGCACTGGCTGGGCCTGGGGCTGGAGTTGGGCCTGGAGCCGGAGCGCTGCCGCCTGGCCGACCCGCTGCTCAGCCACATCCGCTACGGCCTGGTGCCGTGCGCCGAGCTCCAGCGGCTGCTGCGGGACGACCAGGCGGGCCCTGCCCTCGCCTCCACCCCCACCGCCCGCCGCCTCATCACCCAGGCCGTGCGCTACCACCACGCCCAGGCCCGCCAGCCGGCCCGCCAGAGCCGCCAGACCACGCTGCGGAGCGGCCGGCGCCTCCTAGTGGCGGCCGGGGGGCTACTGCTGCCCGCCCACCCCGGCACCGGCACCGGCCCCGCCCCCTGCCCGCCATTCCGCGGCCCCGCGGCGCTCGACCCCCGCAGCGGCACCTGGAGGCGGCTGGCGGCCGGGCCCGCGGTGCAGGGCCACTGCGTGTGTGTGATGGGAGACTTCATGTTCGTGCTGGGCGGGGAGCtgctgctggaggaggaggaggaggagacggaGAGCCGGGACCAGGCCCACGCCGGGGAGCCGGGTAGGTGCAGCAGGCCGACCCCCAGCCGCAGGGTGTTCCGCTACGACCCCCGCTCCGACAGCTGGAGCCGGGCGGCCAACATGCTGAAGCGTCGCGCCCAGTTCGCCTGCTGTGTGGTGGGCGAGCGGCTGCTGGCGATGGGAGGCCGCTGCGGCCACGGACACCCCCCGCTGTCGGCCGCCGAGCAGCTGGACCTGGGAGCCGGTGCAGGGGGGGCCGGGCGGTGGGTGGAGGCTGCCGACCTCCCCCAGCGCCTGCACGGCCACGCCAGCGCCGTCCACGCCGACACCGTGTACGTGtccggcgggcgggcgggaggcCAGGCCGAGGCTGAGGCCTGCAAGGAGATGTACAGCCTGGCGCCGCAGGCCGGGGCTACCTGGCAGCGCTGCCCGCCCATGACCATCGCCCGCTCCGGCCATCAGATGGCCACGGTGGGCGAGCGCATCTACTCGTTCGTCGGCATGTACGAGCCCTTCTGCGACATCGAGTGCTACGAGCCGCGGCGGGCCCAGTGGCAGCGCCTGCGGCCTCTGCTCTTCGACCGCTCCTGCTACGGCCTGGCCGTGCTCGACGGCACCGTCTACCTGCTGGGCGGCAAGAAGTGGCAGCAAGGCCGGGAGGTGGCGGCACAGAGCGCTGTGGCCTACGAGCCGGCCTCCGACACCTGGCGGCAGGTGTGCCCGCTGCCCGTGGCCCTGTACGGCACTCAGTGCGGGGCGCTGCTGCTGCCAGAGCTGCCCGACGCCCAGTGCTAG